From the Streptomyces sp. KMM 9044 genome, one window contains:
- a CDS encoding GatB/YqeY domain-containing protein: MTTLKSKLHDDLNVAIRERDELSSSTLRLTLTAITKEEVAGTEKRELSDDEVFEVITREAKKRREAADAFARGGRPEQAEREKAEGEFLARYLPQQLSDDELNAIVAQAVEEAKAAGAQGPRAMGEVMKIVNPKVAGQAEGGRVAAAVKKSLAGS, from the coding sequence GCGATCAGAGAGCGCGACGAGCTCAGCTCCTCGACGCTCCGGCTGACGCTCACCGCGATCACCAAGGAGGAGGTCGCGGGGACGGAGAAGCGCGAGCTCTCCGACGACGAGGTCTTCGAGGTGATCACCCGCGAGGCGAAGAAGCGCCGTGAGGCGGCGGACGCCTTCGCCCGGGGCGGGCGTCCCGAGCAGGCCGAGCGGGAGAAGGCGGAGGGTGAGTTCCTCGCGCGCTACCTGCCCCAGCAACTGTCCGACGACGAGCTGAACGCGATCGTCGCCCAGGCCGTCGAGGAGGCGAAGGCGGCCGGTGCCCAGGGCCCGCGGGCCATGGGCGAGGTCATGAAGATCGTCAACCCGAAGGTGGCCGGGCAGGCGGAGGGCGGTCGCGTGGCCGCCGCGGTGAAGAAGTCCCTCGCCGGCAGCTGA